Proteins encoded in a region of the Deltaproteobacteria bacterium genome:
- a CDS encoding acyl-CoA dehydrogenase family protein, whose amino-acid sequence MDYFLTEEQQMIQDLARQIAEDKVLPLRAELDEKEEFSHEIIKHFADSDLLGLNIPEEYDGMGMGVFEQVLATEQVARICCGTAVTFASAGLGAAPILLYGSEEQKKKYLPDVACGRKLTAFALTESTAGSDVSGIQTTAVREGDEYILNGTKQWITNAGEAAIYCVIAVTDRSKGPRGASFFIVEKDDPGLKFGKKEKKMGIRTSTTGELIFNDCHIPVERLISREGMGFIIAMKAFDLSRPGVGSLGVGLSQGALEAAVEFARTRIQFGRPIMAQQAVQHILADMATTIEAGRALVYAAARYIDSGARNISRDSAMAKLFPTDMAMKVTTDAVQVFGGHGYMREYPVEKMMRDAKILQIFEGTNQIQRNIIGQELNKEFGSKKKKR is encoded by the coding sequence ATGGATTACTTTTTAACCGAAGAACAGCAGATGATCCAGGACCTCGCCCGCCAAATCGCTGAAGACAAAGTTCTGCCTCTGCGGGCTGAGCTGGACGAGAAGGAGGAGTTTTCTCACGAGATCATAAAGCATTTTGCCGATTCCGATCTTTTGGGCCTCAATATTCCAGAGGAATATGATGGCATGGGCATGGGCGTTTTCGAGCAGGTTCTGGCCACGGAGCAGGTGGCCCGGATCTGTTGCGGGACAGCGGTCACCTTTGCCTCAGCCGGGCTCGGGGCCGCCCCCATCCTGCTTTACGGCTCTGAGGAACAGAAGAAGAAATACCTGCCTGACGTGGCCTGCGGCCGGAAACTGACTGCATTCGCCTTAACCGAATCAACCGCTGGTTCGGATGTGAGCGGTATCCAGACCACGGCCGTTCGGGAGGGCGACGAATACATCCTGAACGGTACCAAGCAGTGGATCACCAATGCGGGTGAAGCGGCCATCTATTGCGTCATAGCCGTTACCGACCGGTCCAAAGGCCCGCGCGGGGCCAGTTTTTTTATCGTGGAAAAGGATGATCCCGGACTTAAATTCGGTAAAAAAGAGAAGAAGATGGGTATTCGCACCTCAACCACGGGCGAGCTTATCTTCAATGACTGCCATATTCCGGTCGAGCGGCTCATCAGCCGGGAAGGCATGGGTTTTATCATCGCCATGAAGGCCTTTGACCTCTCCCGGCCCGGGGTGGGCAGCCTTGGCGTCGGCCTCAGTCAGGGCGCCCTGGAGGCGGCTGTCGAATTTGCCCGGACCAGGATTCAGTTCGGCCGCCCCATTATGGCGCAGCAGGCAGTGCAGCACATCCTCGCTGACATGGCCACCACCATTGAGGCCGGCCGGGCCCTGGTCTATGCGGCCGCCAGGTATATTGACAGCGGCGCCCGGAACATATCCAGGGATTCAGCCATGGCCAAGCTCTTCCCTACGGATATGGCCATGAAGGTCACGACCGATGCGGTTCAGGTTTTCGGCGGTCACGGCTACATGCGGGAATATCCAGTGGAAAAGATGATGCGCGACGCCAAGATCCTCCAGATATTTGAAGGCACCAACCAGATCCAGCGCAATATCATTGGCCAGGAATTGAATAAGGAATTCGGCTCAAAAAAGAAGAAGAGGTAA
- the rpiB gene encoding ribose 5-phosphate isomerase B, with translation MKIIIGSDHAGFHFKEMIKTHLENKNHEVVDAGPREAKSCDYPEFGLKVARAVAQGNYDHGVLICGTGIGMSMVANRVKGVRAALCLTEFQARMARAHNDANVLVLGARVLGPDLALSILDVYFETGFEGGRHQRRIDLFNFVD, from the coding sequence ATGAAGATCATCATCGGCAGCGATCATGCGGGTTTTCATTTCAAGGAAATGATCAAAACCCATCTTGAAAATAAAAATCATGAGGTCGTGGACGCCGGGCCCAGAGAAGCCAAAAGCTGCGACTATCCTGAATTCGGCTTGAAGGTGGCCCGGGCCGTGGCCCAGGGGAACTATGACCATGGAGTCCTGATCTGCGGCACCGGCATCGGCATGTCCATGGTAGCCAACCGCGTCAAAGGCGTCCGGGCCGCTTTGTGTCTGACTGAATTTCAGGCCCGTATGGCCCGCGCCCACAACGACGCCAACGTTCTTGTCCTGGGGGCGCGCGTCCTGGGTCCTGACCTGGCGCTGTCCATCCTTGACGTTTACTTTGAGACAGGCTTTGAGGGTGGACGGCATCAGCGCCGTATTGATCTGTTTAACTTTGTGGATTGA
- the plsX gene encoding phosphate acyltransferase PlsX — MFSMKIAMDAMGGDQAPGVVVQGSVEAVRDLGVSVILVGDEQALDRELAKTGPVSSRISIKHCTQVAAMDEPPIEVLRRKKDSSVRVAFELVKLGEAQAAVSAGNSGATLAVATVVLGRMNGVERPGVASILPSVQEQFIIIDVGVNLDCKPSFLIQFGVMAHAYAREILEMERPRLALLSIGEEDSKGNLLVRQTHDLFKKSSLNFIGNIEGRDLFSGQADIVVCDGFVGNVVLKLSEGLTEIINGMLQQELNTGPWPRADVMILQDVFKRFRKKVDYAEFGGAPLLGVNGVGVISHGRSSPRAIKNAIRTAAEFVRLKMPERLQAGLEESRELIASTRPKRH; from the coding sequence ATTTTTTCCATGAAGATTGCCATGGATGCCATGGGAGGTGATCAGGCCCCTGGGGTCGTCGTGCAGGGCAGCGTGGAAGCCGTGCGCGATCTCGGCGTCTCGGTGATACTGGTGGGGGATGAACAGGCTCTTGACCGCGAACTGGCCAAGACCGGCCCGGTCAGCAGCCGCATCTCCATCAAGCACTGCACCCAGGTGGCGGCCATGGACGAACCGCCCATCGAGGTCCTCCGGCGCAAGAAGGACTCCTCGGTGCGCGTGGCCTTTGAGCTTGTCAAATTAGGCGAAGCCCAGGCCGCGGTCAGCGCTGGCAACTCCGGCGCGACCCTGGCGGTGGCCACGGTGGTTCTGGGGAGGATGAATGGAGTGGAACGTCCGGGCGTGGCCAGTATCCTGCCTTCGGTTCAGGAGCAGTTCATCATCATTGACGTCGGCGTCAACCTGGACTGTAAGCCTTCTTTTCTTATTCAATTCGGCGTCATGGCCCATGCCTATGCCCGTGAGATTCTTGAAATGGAACGGCCCCGTCTGGCCCTGCTATCCATTGGCGAAGAGGATTCCAAAGGCAACCTTCTGGTCCGGCAGACCCATGACCTCTTCAAGAAAAGCTCGCTTAACTTTATCGGCAACATCGAGGGACGGGACCTTTTTTCCGGGCAGGCCGATATCGTGGTCTGCGACGGCTTCGTGGGAAACGTCGTGCTCAAGCTTTCAGAAGGGCTGACCGAGATCATCAACGGCATGCTCCAGCAGGAGCTGAACACCGGTCCCTGGCCCCGGGCGGACGTCATGATTTTACAGGACGTGTTCAAGCGTTTTCGGAAAAAGGTTGATTATGCGGAGTTTGGCGGCGCGCCTCTCCTGGGAGTCAATGGAGTTGGCGTCATCAGTCATGGCCGGTCTTCACCCCGGGCCATTAAAAACGCTATTCGCACCGCGGCTGAATTCGTGCGCCTGAAGATGCCTGAGCGCCTCCAGGCCGGATTGGAGGAATCAAGAGAGCTCATCGCCAGCACGCGGCCTAAACGTCATTGA
- the fabF gene encoding beta-ketoacyl-ACP synthase II: MELASKKRVVITGLGIVSPLGVGVETNWEALIAGRSGVVPITKFDASHHKTQIAGEVKDFRSEDFLSRKDIKRLDLFVHYAIAAARMAMEDSRLNVNEANADKIGCVLGTGLGGLNSLEACHSILLNKGPDRITPSFIPALIANMAPGQVSIEYGLKGPNLCFSTACSAGTHAIGESFRLIQSGKAVAMLGGGTEATITGLGVAGFNAMRAISTRNDEPEKASRPFERDRDGFVMAEGAGILVLEELEYALERGARIHAEVVGFGMSSDAFDRVAPPEGGAGAVQCMRSAIEDAGLAPDDIDYINAHGTSTSLNDLYETQAIKTVFGARAGQVPVSSSKSMVGHLLGAAGGVESIYTVLTIKRGIIPPTINYEHPDPECDLDYVPNQARQAQVTTAMSNSFGFGGTNGTLIFKAFSSS, from the coding sequence TTGGAGCTAGCAAGCAAAAAACGGGTCGTCATAACCGGCCTCGGTATTGTGTCGCCGCTGGGCGTCGGTGTGGAGACAAACTGGGAAGCCCTCATTGCCGGTCGTTCCGGAGTCGTCCCCATTACCAAGTTTGACGCCAGCCATCATAAGACCCAGATCGCCGGAGAGGTCAAGGATTTCAGGTCCGAGGACTTTCTGAGCCGCAAAGACATCAAACGACTTGATCTCTTTGTACATTATGCCATTGCCGCGGCCCGGATGGCCATGGAAGACAGCCGCCTCAATGTCAATGAGGCAAACGCAGACAAGATCGGATGCGTGCTTGGAACCGGTCTCGGCGGCCTGAATTCGCTGGAAGCCTGTCACAGCATCTTGTTAAACAAGGGGCCTGACCGGATTACCCCGTCTTTCATCCCCGCGCTTATTGCTAACATGGCCCCGGGGCAGGTTTCCATTGAATACGGACTCAAAGGCCCTAACCTCTGTTTTTCAACCGCCTGCTCCGCCGGGACCCATGCCATCGGGGAGAGTTTCCGCCTGATCCAGTCGGGCAAGGCTGTGGCCATGCTCGGCGGGGGAACTGAGGCGACTATTACCGGGCTTGGCGTGGCCGGTTTCAATGCCATGAGGGCCATTTCGACGCGGAATGATGAGCCTGAAAAAGCCAGCCGTCCGTTTGAACGGGATCGCGATGGCTTTGTCATGGCCGAAGGAGCGGGCATCCTGGTGCTGGAGGAGCTGGAGTATGCGCTTGAGAGAGGGGCGCGGATTCATGCCGAGGTGGTCGGCTTTGGGATGTCCAGCGACGCTTTTGACCGCGTCGCGCCGCCTGAAGGAGGCGCCGGCGCGGTCCAGTGCATGCGGTCCGCTATTGAGGACGCCGGCCTGGCCCCGGACGACATTGACTACATCAATGCCCATGGCACCTCGACCTCGCTGAACGATCTCTACGAGACCCAGGCCATCAAGACGGTCTTCGGCGCGCGGGCCGGGCAGGTTCCGGTTAGTTCATCCAAGTCAATGGTCGGCCATCTCCTGGGTGCGGCCGGTGGGGTGGAATCCATCTATACGGTATTGACCATCAAGCGGGGGATCATTCCCCCGACTATCAATTATGAACATCCAGACCCGGAGTGCGACCTGGACTACGTGCCCAATCAAGCGCGCCAGGCACAGGTAACAACAGCCATGAGCAACTCCTTTGGGTTTGGCGGAACGAACGGGACGCTTATTTTTAAGGCCTTCAGCTCATCGTAA
- the fabG gene encoding 3-oxoacyl-[acyl-carrier-protein] reductase, producing the protein MTDSKRVIYITGGSRGIGRATAFRLAGPETAIVLNHFDQDESVAQETLDGLIRRGSEAELQYYDVSDTQAVQKHLGAVIEKYGGLDVLVNNAGITRDAFLIRMKEEDWDVVLNVNLKAVFNCSQVVAKAMIKKRSGRIVNVASVSGIMGNVGQANYSASKAGIIGLTKTLARELAPRKITVNAVAPGFIETDMTAAMPEKAIERVKAMIPLGRGGRPAEVAEVIAFLTSDAASYLTGQVIHVDGGMHM; encoded by the coding sequence GTGACCGATTCGAAGAGGGTCATTTATATAACCGGCGGATCGCGAGGCATCGGTCGGGCCACGGCCTTTCGGCTCGCCGGTCCTGAAACGGCGATCGTGCTCAATCATTTTGACCAGGATGAGTCGGTCGCGCAGGAGACCCTGGACGGCCTGATCAGAAGGGGCTCGGAGGCCGAACTCCAGTATTATGACGTTTCAGACACGCAGGCGGTGCAAAAGCACCTGGGCGCGGTCATTGAAAAATACGGCGGCCTCGACGTCCTGGTCAACAATGCCGGCATCACCAGGGACGCTTTCTTGATCCGCATGAAGGAAGAAGACTGGGATGTGGTTTTGAATGTCAATCTGAAGGCGGTTTTCAACTGCTCCCAGGTTGTAGCCAAGGCCATGATCAAGAAGCGCTCCGGCCGAATCGTGAATGTGGCCTCGGTTTCCGGAATCATGGGCAATGTCGGCCAGGCCAACTACTCGGCTTCAAAGGCCGGAATCATCGGGCTGACCAAGACCCTGGCCCGGGAACTGGCCCCCCGTAAAATTACCGTCAATGCCGTGGCCCCGGGTTTTATCGAAACGGATATGACCGCGGCCATGCCTGAGAAGGCCATCGAGCGCGTCAAGGCCATGATTCCTCTGGGCCGGGGAGGCCGGCCCGCGGAGGTGGCCGAGGTTATTGCTTTTCTGACTTCAGACGCCGCCTCCTACCTCACCGGTCAGGTGATCCATGTTGACGGCGGAATGCATATGTGA
- a CDS encoding electron transfer flavoprotein subunit alpha yields MSLIVDPDLCTACEDCIEACPFDAIALKDGLAQANEKCNFCGACIDVCPVQAITIEKKTQAQAADGYEGVWIFAEQRRGRLAQVAFELLGEGRRLADRLGVSLGAVLFGHEVRDEVSQLFGYGADTVYLADDPMLGGFSDDVYGTLLTKMIRQHRPEIVLCGATSIGRSFIPRVATILGTGLTADCTGLDIRAADRLLLQTRPAFGGNIMATIICPAARPQMATVRPRVFRRGPYQEGRKGELVEIAVAESQIVSRTKLLEVVEDLSEKVNLAEADVLVAGGRGLGHGKHFDLLYELADLLNGAVAASRGAVDAGWISYAHQVGQTGKTVSSRLYIACGISGAVQHLAGMQSSEVIVAVNKDPYAPIFDVANYGLVGDLFDIVPALVKRLKAGRS; encoded by the coding sequence ATGAGCCTGATCGTTGACCCTGATCTCTGTACCGCCTGTGAGGACTGCATCGAGGCCTGTCCCTTCGACGCGATCGCCCTTAAGGACGGCCTGGCTCAGGCGAATGAAAAATGCAACTTTTGCGGGGCCTGTATTGACGTTTGCCCGGTTCAGGCCATCACTATTGAGAAAAAAACACAGGCCCAGGCCGCTGACGGCTACGAGGGCGTCTGGATTTTCGCCGAGCAGAGGCGAGGCCGGCTGGCCCAGGTGGCCTTCGAGCTCCTGGGAGAAGGCAGACGTCTGGCCGACAGGCTGGGTGTCTCCCTGGGGGCGGTCCTGTTCGGTCATGAGGTCAGGGATGAGGTCAGTCAGCTTTTCGGGTACGGCGCAGACACGGTTTACCTGGCCGATGACCCGATGCTGGGCGGTTTTAGCGATGATGTCTATGGCACGCTGCTTACAAAAATGATCAGACAGCATCGGCCTGAGATCGTTTTGTGCGGCGCGACCTCAATCGGCCGCTCCTTCATCCCCCGGGTCGCCACCATCCTGGGCACCGGCCTGACCGCGGACTGCACCGGCCTGGACATCCGCGCTGCGGATCGTCTCCTTCTTCAAACCCGGCCCGCCTTTGGCGGCAATATCATGGCGACCATCATCTGCCCGGCCGCCCGCCCCCAGATGGCCACGGTTCGCCCCAGGGTCTTTCGCCGCGGGCCTTATCAGGAAGGCAGAAAAGGGGAGCTGGTCGAGATCGCCGTGGCTGAAAGTCAGATCGTCTCCCGGACAAAACTTCTGGAGGTGGTGGAGGATCTTTCGGAAAAAGTCAATCTGGCCGAGGCTGATGTCCTTGTGGCCGGCGGCCGGGGCCTGGGCCATGGCAAGCATTTCGATCTGCTCTATGAGCTGGCCGATCTCTTGAACGGGGCCGTCGCCGCGTCGCGCGGCGCGGTTGACGCGGGCTGGATTTCCTATGCCCACCAGGTCGGCCAGACAGGCAAGACTGTTTCTTCCAGGCTCTACATCGCCTGCGGCATTTCCGGCGCGGTGCAGCACCTGGCCGGCATGCAGTCCTCAGAGGTAATAGTGGCCGTCAATAAAGACCCTTATGCGCCTATTTTTGACGTGGCCAACTACGGCCTGGTCGGCGATCTGTTCGATATCGTTCCGGCGCTGGTCAAGCGGCTCAAGGCCGGTCGGTCGTGA
- the rpmF gene encoding 50S ribosomal protein L32: MAVQKRKMSRSKSRKRRTHYSQKQPTLVHCSQCDELKLPHHVCPNCGTYQGRQIIEVGEG, translated from the coding sequence ATGGCCGTACAGAAGCGCAAGATGTCCAGAAGCAAAAGCCGAAAACGGCGCACGCATTACAGCCAGAAACAACCGACTTTAGTGCATTGTTCCCAGTGTGATGAGCTAAAGCTGCCCCATCATGTCTGCCCCAATTGTGGCACGTACCAAGGCCGCCAGATAATCGAGGTGGGCGAAGGTTAG
- a CDS encoding DUF177 domain-containing protein — translation MKIRVTDIPVTGMELFYNLTVREVEVRLTALGGERVRLAAPVMTRFKLERTGDRVLIQAKVSTVLRLVCSLCLDEFDMPMSEDVFLALTPFSNEQAEKEVTAGELNEEYYDGEEVDLWPMIQGQLFLALPIRPVCREGCQGLCLICGQNLNVKSCGCSSPAGHPGFMKLAQLKENLSKK, via the coding sequence TTGAAAATCAGAGTTACAGATATCCCGGTCACGGGCATGGAGCTGTTTTATAACCTGACAGTGCGGGAGGTCGAGGTCCGCCTGACCGCGCTGGGGGGAGAGCGGGTTCGGTTAGCCGCCCCGGTCATGACCAGGTTCAAGCTGGAACGAACCGGAGACCGTGTGCTCATCCAGGCTAAGGTCAGCACGGTTCTTCGTCTTGTTTGCTCTCTTTGCCTGGATGAATTTGATATGCCGATGTCCGAGGATGTGTTTTTAGCCTTGACACCATTTTCCAATGAACAGGCTGAGAAAGAGGTGACGGCCGGGGAGCTGAACGAAGAGTATTACGACGGCGAAGAGGTTGACCTGTGGCCCATGATCCAGGGGCAGCTCTTTTTAGCGCTGCCCATCAGGCCGGTGTGTCGAGAGGGCTGTCAGGGGCTCTGCCTCATATGCGGCCAGAATTTGAACGTTAAGTCGTGCGGCTGCTCTTCTCCAGCCGGTCACCCCGGTTTCATGAAGCTAGCGCAGCTTAAGGAAAATTTATCGAAAAAATAG
- a CDS encoding electron transfer flavoprotein subunit beta/FixA family protein, with product MDIAVCIKQVPNTSEVRLDPETKTLKREGVESIVNPFDMYAVETGLVLKDRFGGTVRALTMGPPQAEEALREVVSYGVDEVALLSDRAFAGADTWATAYTLSKGIQKLGRFDLVICGKQAIDGDTAQVGPGLAEHLGLPYVAFVRRMVEVDLESKRMIVERLTDDGYDVVETSLPALITVVKEINEPRVPSLKGKMRARKIEVPVFTAADLEVDPESVGLTGSFTQVIEVFAPRPRENRVMFEGEAERQVERLLAGLKKDKVLTAKVD from the coding sequence GTGGATATCGCCGTCTGTATAAAACAGGTCCCAAACACCAGTGAGGTCAGGCTGGACCCGGAGACCAAGACCCTCAAACGGGAAGGTGTGGAAAGCATCGTCAATCCGTTTGACATGTACGCCGTCGAGACCGGCCTTGTCCTGAAGGACCGGTTCGGAGGCACGGTCAGGGCGCTCACCATGGGCCCGCCTCAAGCCGAGGAGGCGCTGCGGGAGGTGGTCAGCTACGGGGTGGACGAGGTGGCTCTTCTTTCGGACCGCGCCTTTGCCGGGGCCGATACCTGGGCGACCGCCTATACCCTGTCCAAGGGGATTCAGAAGCTGGGCCGTTTCGATCTGGTTATCTGCGGTAAACAGGCCATTGACGGCGACACGGCCCAGGTCGGCCCGGGTCTGGCGGAACATCTCGGCCTGCCTTACGTCGCTTTTGTCCGGCGCATGGTTGAGGTGGACCTTGAGTCTAAGCGCATGATCGTCGAAAGATTGACGGACGATGGATATGATGTGGTCGAGACCTCCCTTCCGGCCCTGATCACCGTGGTCAAGGAGATTAATGAGCCACGGGTGCCTTCGCTCAAAGGCAAAATGAGAGCCAGGAAGATCGAGGTCCCGGTTTTTACAGCCGCAGACCTCGAGGTTGATCCTGAATCGGTGGGCCTGACCGGCTCTTTTACCCAGGTCATCGAGGTCTTTGCCCCCAGGCCCCGGGAAAACAGGGTCATGTTCGAGGGAGAGGCGGAAAGGCAGGTGGAAAGGCTGCTGGCCGGTCTGAAAAAAGACAAGGTCCTGACCGCCAAGGTTGATTGA
- the acpP gene encoding acyl carrier protein, whose translation MSIEEKVKEIIVEQLGVEEADVVVAASFVDDLGADSLDLVEMIMAMEEEFDMSISDEDAENIKTVQDAINYITENS comes from the coding sequence ATGTCAATCGAAGAAAAGGTCAAGGAGATTATCGTTGAACAGCTGGGCGTTGAAGAAGCTGATGTCGTGGTTGCGGCTTCTTTTGTTGACGACCTGGGCGCCGATTCCCTGGACCTGGTCGAGATGATTATGGCCATGGAGGAGGAGTTCGATATGTCCATCTCAGACGAGGATGCCGAGAATATAAAGACGGTCCAGGACGCCATTAACTACATAACTGAAAATTCCTGA